GTCATGCGGCCCCTATGGTTAAGGTTGACCACTATAATAAGGATATTCCCAACGAGACCGACAGGAAACAGGAATATGGTGTAGAGGCTGGAGAGGATGAGgctgataaaataataattatctgaagctgcCTCCAGACAATCTGAGACGACTGCCTGTGTGTCATTTGGATGTGCACTGAAGTTATTGTCAGCAGTGACTTTGTAGTCCACATGCATGGTCATGTTCATGTTCCCCTTTTGTCTTTAGCTGTTGTTAGCAGTATCCAAACACTAGGTTGCCATAGTTCCTAGATTTTTGAAGACTAAGTAGTTGCTGAGGAGCCTGCGGTACCATCAGTTCCCTGTTTGTGTGAGCGGTAGCTTTTGGATAGAGCGAGGTGCTGATGCCACTGTTTCCCCTAGACAGAAAgaagaagtgaaatgaagtctGTTTTCACTTTCTTAAAACATCAATTAATTTCAATTCACATCTATACagttgcatttatatagcacaaaatCAAAGAACAGTCAGCTCAAGGGGCTTTagattgtaaggtaaagactctacaatattAGAGAgcaaaccccaacaatcagacgacctgtgtgagcaagcacttggcaacagggagaaggaaaaacttccttttaacaggaagaagcctcatGACTaaaggaggggcagccatctgccacaaccGGTTGGGGACTGGGTGCCAAAAAGTAGACATCCAGGAGGTAATAATTCTGTACACAACATCAATAAATATTGATGTTGTGTACAGTTGTTGTGTATTGCTCGCTGTGGCGGGCAGGTCGTGCTGTCTAGCTGGCAGCCTTCTTTAGCAGCTGCCTGAATCATCATTATAATATGACAAATTACAAAACAATGTCACGGTGTTTTACTTCAGCTCTAGTTATTGTGCAAAAGTTGGGAGCTTCACAGAATTTTCTTGCCTTTGACAAATGACAAAGAATGATTAATTAAGCCGTTAATCACTGATTAGTTTTTACTGGAAACAGAAGCAGAGGCAGAGGTACTGCAGTGACACATTACGTTGCCTCATGTAGGATGAACAAAGCTAACTTGTCATGTTAGCAGAGCTGAAACTAGCAGTCATACTGTCTAGTTGACCGTACCTTTGAAGAGATAACCCATAAAAATTCATTAGTGATGCAACTTTTAAATGGACGTGTATCTGTTTGGCGTGCAGCTGCTCTGAATATAGTCAAACAGTCAAACAGTCAAAAAGAATACCTTCCGAGATCCTTCATCTAACTTATCAGATCTTAAAGATGCTTACGAGCGTCTAGAGATTTAAACTCCCAACCAGAAGCAACTCCAGGCTGTAAGATTTGTTGTATGTTAGTTCAAAGCGTTTGCTTTTGTATAATTGCTTTAATATTAAACAGGTAAGCCATAACATGCTGAGGAGATACTTGGAAACTATAAGGAAAGCTAAAGTGGTGATAAACAAATTAAGGTGTCATATAAAAGAGCTTGGACTCACCTGTGATTTCTCGGTCCGCGTTCAGTCTGTATTGTCCTCCCTCTCCGTTaatgctgacagtaaaaagTGGTTTCACTGTGAATTCGGAGAAATGTTTACAGCCACCCACCACTTGcaacaagaaacacaaacacacaatgcaGGCGCGTCTTCATATCGCAGCTTTTGAGCCAAAtgtgtaaaagtgtttttaaaatttaaccTTTACTACTTTTTATTGGCAGTACTGTCACTTGGCAATTTGAACATCCCCTATTTATATCAGTGTGTGGGTATAATTTTATTGCTTATATGATTATATCAATTTGAGACATGAGGTCGTCTTGTCAACACTGGCATGAAAGCACGCAAACACGGTCATGATTGTGTAATgttaaaatatgtaaatatgggAGTCGATCTGTCTCTGGACAGCACATTTACAGTAAACAAGGTGGACATGCAGACATGGATAATTTCACTGGTTTCAAATTACTTGAAAACCCCAGAAAGACGGTTTGGGCAGGAACACAAACTGTGCGCTTTGTTCTGGTTTGTAGGGCGCTTGTCTGAATCTTTTATCACTTTATATGTGATGATTTTAAAACTGTAAGTAGCATTCATAAGAGCCCCGATTTCAGCAATCACTACTGTGACAGTTAAGACCAGCTTCTTATGCAACCCTGCACCTGCATTCACTTTCCTGGTTCCTGGGTTTGTGTCGCTCCGTGTTGCCACCGATGGAAAACGTTATCCACGCAGATCACTTATTCCTAGAACTGGTGCCCATGAATTTCTTGAAAAGTGTTCATCTGattcacaaacacttttttttttttttttcttcaagcaTAATTACATGAGGACTCGTTGACACTGTTGGCATAAGTATAGACTCTGACTTTGGTTTTCCTAGACTTAATTTTTCCTATGTGGCATTCAGGGAGCTGCAGAGGTTTTTCCAAGCATTTGTCTTAATGGACTTTTGTGTAAATCAGGCTTATGCAAACAGTTTCCAAGAAAAGACATTTGCCCGGGAAAAGGTTAAAAATTCATACAGAATCTCATGTACTAATAACTTTAATTCCCTGATTAAAGAAATAAATCCTTCGAATTGACATAGCATGGCAAGATGATGCACAGTAACAAGATATGAAGcatttttctgtcttctttttgtacattttgtaaatgaaatgttaaaaaaaaatacatttgatgAGAGTTCTGCAAGCTTTCAGTGACTGGATAGATAGTGAGGTGGTCCATAACAGGTAAGACATTAAATCTGATGCATGGGAAGAGCTATGTCCTAGCGAACAGACGCATTTCTTAAGACTCGATGTCCTCCAGAGTGTCTGTGATCTCAATGTGCGGAGCTATGATGTTCCTGTTGGGCTGTGGCCCTGGACGTCGGCAGCAGTCCCGCAGCCGCCTGATCACTCCATAGAGGCTTTCCCGACACGGCCTGTGCATGAACAGGACGAGCAGCAGGCTCACGCTGCTCCCTGAGAACAGCACAAACTCAGACACACTCAAAAATGCTTTCTGGTGGAACGTCAGCTGTCTCTCACTATTAATCAGAGCCCCTCTAAGCAGCGCCACGCTGTAGAAGAGCTGGCAGATGAGCGTAAAACCGGTGACCGCCAGGAACACAGGGCCTTCCTCAGAGCCGGAGAGGAAACGTCCATTCGACTCCTTCTGGCGGATGCAGCCACCTATCAGAAGTCCCAGTTGGAGGATGTAGGGAATCAGGAAGACCAAACAAAGTCTAGCAACTGCGTATGAAACACCATCTGTGGTGGGATCCATCAAACAGTTGCCCCCTTTCTGCAGATCTCCTCTGGGTCCACGAATGCCAGCCAGCACCAGAGAAATGAGTAAAGAAGTGATGCCCACTAGTGCCGCACAGATGCGAGACTTTCTCAGCAGGTGATTGGATGGAGGATCAAAGGTGAGGACGGATGCCATGAGCACTAAGACCAGCAGGCCACACAGAGAGGCTATGTTGATGGTAAAGGAGAGTGCGGCACAGCCTAAAGCTGTGGTGTTTAGGTAGCGAGGTCTGTGGGCCACCGTGTGCAAAGAGAGGAGAAGGAGCAGCAGCTGGAAGCCACAAAACACCCAGAGAAGGCAGCCGAGCCAAGCCAGCCTCTTGTGGGCGCGATAAGTCTGAATGAAACTGTAAAGCAGGAAGCAGCCTGCTAAGAGACCGAAGGTAGCAAGCAAACTGTAGATGTAATTTGCATTGCTGATTAAGTCATTGGCTGCAGTCTCGTCTAAAACAGAGTTTTCCGTGGTCTTGACGCTGCTCTCTGTGATGTTGACGCTGCTCTCTGTGATGTTGACGCTGCTCTCTGTGATGGCAGAAGAGATGGAAAATTGAGATGTGGGGCTCATCGGAGTGGTAGGCGAGCCTGTGCTGTAATTAGACTGGAAATCAAAGCAAAAAACAGCCACTGATGAGAATCAGATTTCCTCAAAAACAGAAGTCCAGTGATTTGAAAACACTTGAATATACGTGCATGAATCACTATGAAGACTTTCCACAGGAACACAGAGATTACAACACACAGTTCCTTCCTAAATTAACTCAAAGTTGAGCTAAAATCTTAACTGTATGCGaagaactttaaaaaatacaccGTATATGAAGAAGTATCGAGCAAAAAGttgtagttttgttttctgtgagtATTTTCTGTGAGTCTTTGTTTGCTTCCCTTTGAGGACCTGCCCGTTCAGTAGAAACACATGTTTCCACTTACCATTTTTGCTTCCGTCACCCGCTCGTCTGTTTTGTATCCACCGGCCCGACGCTGCTACCGCCTGAGTCAAAGCTCCGAAAATGATGCTGTTCGCATGGACACAAGTGCTCACCGTACAAAAGGGTTTTCTATTTCTGTGGGCAATGCCCAGGCAGCATACTTTCAGAATGACTTTTTGGCCATGTGACCAAAATCTTTTCTtcccctccctttttttttcgTTTCATCACCACCAGAGGTCGGCTAAATCAGAGAGCATAGTGTGTCCATGGTTCAACATCCCCTGGCATAGAAGTCTTTAAGTTGTGCTGTGTTTACATCCTATAACAAGGAAATGTTTTTCAAATtcttattatttaaaaacttcTTCAGCAGTTCTGTGAAGCTGAATTGTTTcattgtcttttctttcttttttcttgttttttttgttggctATTTTTAAACCAAGTGCATGTAGGGGGGCTGTGTGGTCTGCGAACGCACTGCTAAAACTGTCTGGGTACTGCACAAAAAAAGCGTGCTATGGTGAACTCGTAATACTGTAGGCACAGGAAACGTCGCCTAGAGCTGCAGAGCAAGAGGAAGTGATCTAAACCTGAAAACTGCTTTTGACTTTTGTCTGCAAAAGCAGagcaaaatgtcacatttaGTTTGCATTTAGCGGAGTTAAAATCGGCATGTGCATAAGGAGAAGTTTGTGATGAAAAGATTTCCTTTTCGCTGCAATTTATTTGGGGACGtgtgtttgctttgctttgttgtgATAGGTTCTTGATCCACCCAGCTGTCCTGAGGGGACAGCTGAGGCAGAGGGGCTCGAGGACTTGAGTCCCGAGGAGAAGAGGGTCCTGGAGAGGAAGCTGAAGAAGATTCGGaaaaaggaggagaagaaaaggCTCAAAGCGGAGGGAGTGACTTTGGAGCAAACAAAACCATCTGGACCCAGTGCACAACAACAGGCCTTAGACTACCTCACGTGGTAAGAATGGGGTCCAAAGCCTTATCAGGATGCAATCAAAATGCATTATGGGATGTGTAGCAGCGGATTTATGAATTAAAACCCAGGATATTGTATAATTATTCTTTCTTTATGTTGTAAAAGCTCACAACTAGATCACTGGATCCTCTTTTTTActcaaaatatatttattgagCAATTGTGAATACAgttgacaaaaaagaaaaaaaacaaagggaaacacaaaaactggTTACATTGAATACAAAATAGAACTTCTCACATTAGAACATAGgtaaaaccaaaaccaaaacaaaacaccacaaCTCGGGAGGGGCGATTGATACCAACCAGACCTTTCCTTGCAAACCACACAGAAGTTAGCTGCAACACAACTGAGCTTCACGTTCCCATTAACACAGTAAAACATACAGAATGGTAGGTCGTCGGACCTCTATGGAATAAGAAAATGTGTTAGTCAGCAGGAAGATCCTTAAATTGAAGGTTAGAGAAGTTTTTATTCTGGCTGGAGCAGTGGATCTTTTCAAGACTGAGACACGACATGAGATCAGCAAGCCACTGAACATGAGTGGGCGGGGCAGCAGCCTTCCACCTCGTCAAAATGGCACGTCTAGCCAGGAGGGAACCAAAGGACACCACCCGATGTTTTGCCCCGGTGATATATTAGTGAGGGCAGATCCAAAACATGTGGGTAAGATTGGCGTCATCAGACCTGCGCCTGTTACAGCGAGGGCCCAAGCTAGGATAAATCTTAGCTAATTTGGATTTAGATAAGTGGGCCCTATCAACTACTTTGAATTGTAATAAGGAGTGGCGAGCACAGAGTGATGTGGAATTTACAAGAGGACTGAATCCCGAACGTCATCTGACATAGATATACCTAACTCCTTCTCCCATGTGTGGAGACCTGGGATTGCAAAAAATGTCTGAGTTGTAAATATCTAAAAAAGTGAGTTTTGGGAAGAGTGTATTTTGCTGACAGCTATTTTGTATAAAGAGATctttaaagtaaataatacctgCTCAAAACCAGACCTAAAACAAATTGTCCAAAGTTGGAGGGAGGAATAGGTGATTTGATAAGATGGGGCTTTGAAAGAGGCAAGAGAAATACCCTGAGTTGAGTCTAAGTCCATTGCCAGCCAAGTGGTGAGGCCCACACCCGCCCATGATTTTAACTAGTAGGTCAGGGAGCAAATATTGGCAGTCCAATAGTAAAACCGAAAGTTGGGGAGTGCCAGACCCCCTTCAATCCTAGGTTTCTGTAAATGCACCTTAGCTAGTCGAGCTCGTTTACCCTTCCAAATGTTGGAGGAAATAATAGAATTGAGATTTGTAAAAAAGGACTTAGGGATAAAGACTGGTAAAGACTGAAATAAGTATAAAAACTTAGGAAGAATAATCATTTTAATCGAATTAATTCGACCGACCAGAGTTGTTTTCAGGGGTGACCACTGTAGTAGGCTTTGTCTGACATTCTTCAATAGTGTAAAAAAGTTGGCTTTGAGAAGCTGTTTATACTTTCTTGTAATTGTAATACCCAAATAGGTACAAACTGCTCTTTGACCGCTTTAAAAGGGAAACCAGACAAATCTATTTGAAACACTTCTTCATTTAACAGACAAAGTTCACTCTTGGacatatttaatttataacCAGAGACGTGACAATAGCTAGATCGAATAACAACCCTGTCGTGTGCCTCGTTTAAGTTGGAATGGTTTCGATTTCTGGCTATtagcaaaaaataaagcaacagGAGTCAAATATAGGTACTTGATCCATGAGATGAAACTTGAACCGAACCCAAATCTTTCCAGCACAGCAGATAAATAGTTCGATCACTGGATCCTCTTAACATAACATACACAGGAATACTTTCTCAGAAATGATTCATAAATCTAGCATTTGATAAGGTGTTATTGTAGTGAATCATGGGGGTGGAAGTATGTGCTTTCTGCAATAGTTACCCTGCAGCCACAGTGGTTTTTGTCTTTGCAGCTGGGCTGAAAACCGTTCACAGTGGAAGTTCCAGAAGACGAGGCAGACGTGGTTACTGCAGCACCTCTTTGATTCTGAAAAGGTAAAATTACCCAGCATTCTTCCTGATTGATGGCGGTGACAGGGGGTTTTCTCAGCTTTGCTTTAGAGTGGTCAACCACTAAGCTCTTTCTTCCACTTTCTATTATTAAATAACACTTAATCTCTATTCTCAGTTCAAAActatttgtcatttttaagcAGAAGAGAAGAAGTAAAAGGTATAAAAAGTTGAAATGTTTACAAACATTTTCATGTAATTCATGTTATCTTTGCACCACCCTGATCTTTGAATCTGTCTGAAAAGAACACTGACAGGAGATGCTCAGCATTAGTGTCACTAGTATCGTAATGATTTGTCACCCTGTAGCCAAGAGTCTCTACAATATGTATACAGAGAATCAACAAGATTAAAGTAGCTTCTTCTCAGATTCCAGACGACACGTTTTCTGTGCTGCTTCAGTACCTGGAGGGGCTTCGTGGAAGTGGGAAGGACACAACTGTGCAGAAGGCCTTATCCCTGGTGGAGGAATCTGGAAAAGCACCAGAAGACACAGTCGTCCAGCAGAGGGCACACAGAGCCAGAGAAGTTATCCAGCTATTATCCTGAGCCACAAATATTACAGAGAGACTCGCAAAAAGACTAAACTCTGTTCACAGGACTGAAGGATCGGCCTGATCTAAGGCTTGGGCTAAAGAGGTTTTAAATGTAACGGTCCCTGTTTGTGTTGCCAGTATTATTCAGCTGTTTTGATAATTAAAAGTGTTACTTTATCacctctgtttctttacattaCTTGTGTGTGATGTTGGTTGGTAGTTATCAGTCAGGAAAGCCATGTGATACAATATGAAGTCTTACAGGCAGAttaatgttttattcaaatgtacAGAAGCTGTTGGTAAATCCTTTTTTCAACTCCAACAAGTAACTCAGAGGTTACTGTTCAACATTGCCAGTATGGGCAGATCACTTCGGAGAGATGTGAATCCCTCAAAGTCGAACAGATAGCTGGAAGACCTTTTGAGTAACATCTCAGGAATGTTTGTAGCTAAGACATGTTTGTGCACGTCAAGGCACATAATCAGTGAAGACACTGAACTGAATAACTTTTCTTTTGCACTCTCCTTGTAATCACAGTAACAAACACATACCAGACCACTGGGTTATGTTCTCCacatacattttatatttgcttaTCATCTGGTTTTTGTGACTAACTCAGTGCAAAGCTAAGTGTGGGGGTGATTAATTTTACCCGCGTCTTTCACAGACTGTTAATATAGCTGTGTTGCGCGTGTCACAATCGGGCAAAAGTGAAGTCGGAAATGACCGGCTGTTACTTCTTTGAGTGCAGTATGACAGGAACATGTGTTTGAGTCTTAATAtaggacacaaacacagaggaagGAAACAAAGTCAGTATCTAGCTGAGCCGTGATGACTTCATTTCCTATACAAATGCACCCAAATACAACACAAAGACATAAATGCTTTTCAGCCACTTTGTATATATGGAcaatttgtttttcctgttaCTTGCATATGTATGAACAAAAAATTTACTCctcatttcattatattttgtcAGGATATTGAAatatgcaaacatggaaatgcagagtaaaaggcaaaaacagagtcggagcttgaaaatcaatatttagtGTGACCGCCTTTActcttcagcacagtctgaactctttAAGTCTGCTTTCCTGTCATTTCTTCAAGTAgtgttcaggaatagttctccagactgGCTTTTAGAAGAGTAGCTTtctgacagccacccttccacctTTCACCATTTCTgttgaggcttcagtgaacagtaggtggttctcaggtcctgtgtcaggttggctggattttttcccctcatgtCTTACGGACATGACGTTCTGTAGATTTATTGTTTTAGGCttaacagacaaacaaaactggactgaaaataagttaaaaaaaaaaaaaaaaaaaagacgctAGCTGCAAGAAAAACTTTAAGGAtctctgaaggtctttcaaactaaaaaaaaaatatatatatatataaagaaataagctttgcacagtattgtcctgttaaaaataaataaataaatctgtacACTTTGCAAATATGCCCATGAAGATACTGTGCCTCCTCCCTGACACTACATCTACTTGTCAATACTTGAAAATGTAGAGAAAGGAGAAATGTGGTGCAAGTCTACATGAAGTAGTTctgcaacaacagcaaaaaacaaactaaataaaCTTACTGATGAATTGAAACTTAAGATGAGACAGCTGTAAACATTTTCAaagctcattttatttctcatgCACGATGGTGTCTTTTCATAGTCTTGTAGTTCAAGCTCAGTGATGAATCCtcgacaaaaaaaataaataaaacaaaattaccCACTCTCAGCTACACTTGCAAAATTTTATTCTGCAGTACCAACAGCCTGAGCACTACCAGTGTTGTCCAGTTACTTTATGTGTCTCTCTGATGCTGATCAACAAACTCCGCTCAGGTGCTTTGCCTCGTTTCTGGTCCAGGTAATCTTTACTGAACATCAATGAGTCCGTTGTCTCCTCTTAAGTGTTGATCCTTAACCGTCACGCTCACTGTACCTTTTGCGTCATCTGTCACATATaggtaaaaaaaatcattcatatAAACTGTACGAGACTTAAATGAGTTAAGACTGACTTCACTTACTTCTCTCAGAATTAAAAGGAATGTTATGTTGAGTAAGAAGAGCTCGCAGTCTCTCGGTCTCTTCTCTCAGTTTTTGGTAGTCCTGtagaaaaaatatacaaaaaaaattaacactATTGAGCTTGTGATTGTGATTTTGTTGTAATGTTAGAAGAGATACTACTTTGAAAGGTTACACACCGCTTTACATTTCTCTAAAGAGTTTTGCCTTTCTGAATCAGCTGCTGCCTCTTGAACCTTGACTTTTACTTTCCGACTCTTCAGCAGTCCGGCGTCCTCAAAAATATCCTTTAAGAGATTGTTGTATCCCTGC
The Oreochromis aureus strain Israel breed Guangdong linkage group 8, ZZ_aureus, whole genome shotgun sequence DNA segment above includes these coding regions:
- the LOC116319903 gene encoding uncharacterized protein LOC116319903 — encoded protein: MSNYSTGSPTTPMSPTSQFSISSAITESSVNITESSVNITESSVKTTENSVLDETAANDLISNANYIYSLLATFGLLAGCFLLYSFIQTYRAHKRLAWLGCLLWVFCGFQLLLLLLSLHTVAHRPRYLNTTALGCAALSFTINIASLCGLLVLVLMASVLTFDPPSNHLLRKSRICAALVGITSLLISLVLAGIRGPRGDLQKGGNCLMDPTTDGVSYAVARLCLVFLIPYILQLGLLIGGCIRQKESNGRFLSGSEEGPVFLAVTGFTLICQLFYSVALLRGALINSERQLTFHQKAFLSVSEFVLFSGSSVSLLLVLFMHRPCRESLYGVIRRLRDCCRRPGPQPNRNIIAPHIEITDTLEDIES
- the LOC116319904 gene encoding uncharacterized protein C7orf50 homolog, translated to MAKDKSLKSKPYKRKNLGPSDDSTEIMDTEVNTKRKKMDADEAPAQMSQLTNTTDDKKRKKNKKSKKEQVNQAAEQAEVLDPPSCPEGTAEAEGLEDLSPEEKRVLERKLKKIRKKEEKKRLKAEGVTLEQTKPSGPSAQQQALDYLTCWAENRSQWKFQKTRQTWLLQHLFDSEKIPDDTFSVLLQYLEGLRGSGKDTTVQKALSLVEESGKAPEDTVVQQRAHRAREVIQLLS